Within Vicia villosa cultivar HV-30 ecotype Madison, WI linkage group LG1, Vvil1.0, whole genome shotgun sequence, the genomic segment AAGGGTATAAACGGTAAAAATATTGCTGATGTGTGGATGTTTGGATAAATTTGGGAGGTCTCAGTAAAAATATTCACCAATGAGGGATGTGCTGCTCTTACAGGCCCAATCCACTTCATTTTGAAGAGCCCGTCAACTCCAGCGCTGTTACTTTGGCCAGAAATGGTCGGAGTCGCACTCAACTCATCTCGCCGGTAAACTCGGCCGGATTCGGTCATCAGAAGCCAGAAACGGTAACCAAAGTCTTCACAGGTTTTCGTTCTCCACTCCTCTCCTGTATCGGACGCAAGGATTAGAAGCATTGATATATTATTACAGTCGGAGTCACTGATGTGTGACCAATGGATCATGGATATTCCTGTTGTGGAATCACTCTCTTGCAAAAGCAAGGTAAAACTAATGTCGGAGTCCGCAATGTGTTTCACCTTTCTTTAGAATGTTACATTTTACATTTCAAGCATAAAAATTAGTCAAAGTAATATAAATTTGCAATTTCTAGAATGTCTCTTGAAACTGAATGTTCTATTTCACCATTTTGCATAACCTAATGTTGACATATATTGTATATGATTGAATTTTTATACACACAAAACATTGAGCTTGAATTTTTCTTGAGAAATTGAGAGGCAAGGTTTTAAATAACGGTTGCTATTGCGTAAAGGCTTTCACGATTTCAATCCGTACAAGTGTTGTGCTACTGATTGCGGTTGCTGGTCGTTATCGGTATCACACCTTCTGATACTGTTTTGTCGAGTACGTTTTCGCGGTCGCGGTAATGGACCGTGTTTTAAAACCTTGTTGAGAGGATCCTATTTCTCTGAACATGATAGAAGAGAACAACCTTATGTAATTGTAATGTTTATTAATCTTGATATATAGTTAAATGCTTTCATTTATTTCCTTAATCCAGTTCATCGCGTTTCTAGAAGAGGATGCCCTAAAAAGAAAAGCTATGCATGTGATAGCTGGTCCAGTTCAGCTCTTTGGATCCCTTCAATATGCCGAGGGAACTATTTCACTGAAAGTGAGGTCTTCTCTTAACACAAAGCATATAAATAAAAAGGTAGCTTAAACAAAGTCCAGAATATTTTGAAAGCTAAGTAGTAATAGCTTAGTAAGGCACCTTCAGAAAGAACATATATATATGCTTTTTGACTTAACACCGACATTAAAAAGTCGATGTTAAGTCAATGAAGCTATCTTGCATGATTTGAAATTTAGCATTAAGACAGCATCGATGCACCACGACAAGTTAATTCGTGAAAACagtttatttggtttattttgaaTGTACATGTAGCATCTCTGCTGTTATATACTATAGTGCATTAGGTTCTAACATAAATAACTATTTTCTGTGCTCAGATTATATGCTTAATAGTTAGCTTGGATTTTGAGATAAACTTCCTACTTAGTTCCTCTGATTCTTTGAATGTGAACTTATTTTGATTTCCCTAGTAATTTGAGTAGTGCTGTTTATTCTATTGGTCATGGTGGCCCAACAGAAACAACTGAATAGAAATAGATTTTCCCCAGCAACACATTATCGCTCTCTTCCCACCGCCTTTGTGTTTGTTGCGCATGTGTCTAAGCCAAAGGCAAGTATTCATGTGCATTTACATTTGAATTGTGGGAAGCTAAGCTAACAAGGGAAAGTTAGGCAATCATTAACGTAATTCAAAAACTCAATCATCTCAGTAATGAATATGGAAAATATACGTGGATTTCATAACCTTCTTGTTAGTACATTTAGCAAGATACAATAACTGCTGGATATCTTTCCTAATGACAAAATATTGCTATGATTCTAACAGAGGTGATTCATCCATGATTATCTAGATAGGATGTCGTTTGGAGGAGAAAGATGTTGAGGGATGTAAGTGATACTGCAAGTCTTCTGAAATTCTTTTACTTTCAGTCAGCACCACCTGAAGCAACCAATAGTAGTAAATGCGACTGAACCGAGGATAGTCATTATTTTCTAATGAACATCTTGACAGTATTAAGAAAATGATGAAATGTTATAGAAGACTAAACTTTTCTTACCATAATCCCTTGGCATTTTGCATTTATAGCATTCTGTTCTGCTAGCATAATTATGCATTCCACAACCAATtctgttaaattataaaaaaaagtaaataaaataggtACTCAAATTAGGAATGATTTGGATACAGGTTCTTATATCATATTTCTTTTCACGTATAATAAAATTAACTGAACTTGTTTATATTGTCCACtgtctatattattattatttgttttattttggagaaaagaaacATCTTTATTGTAATTATCAATATGATCTTTATTCTCAATTTTAACTATGCAAAAATACTGCAGCCTTTGTCCTAATCATCACTATATGTTACTACTGTGCAAGGGCTGATTACTCTTTCGTTCTCTGGGAGGAAGAAAAAGGAGATTGCACCTTCAATGCATGAAAATGCGGCTTTTGTGAGTATATCAATTACATGTTTATTGTTTACTAAATTACACTATTCACCTTTTATGATAATGGACATCTAGGTAATATATGATTGATGGTCTTTCAAGTTGTAACTGATCGCAAAGTCTTTATTGAACAATCGCTGTTGCGAAAAAACGATTTTGGAGGGTAGAGATAGTGATAACTGATAAAGTACATGCACATGCATAACAAACCATGAAGTTCAAATTTCAGTTATTGTTTTTTCATTCAATAGTTGTAACTCCTATTTTTTAATTCACAAATGTGCTTTTTAAGAATAGATGTTATTTCAGACCTCAAAACTATATGAAGATAATATGAACTAACCTTGGGCAAATCCAGTCTCCACTTTTCCATCCCGGCGGAGAACTGCAATCAGATCCATATCCTCCAGAACCGGTCATTTTACCTCCATACCCAGAAGAATACTCATCTTTAAATGAACCACATCTATAGCAGTTGGATCTGCTTGCATAGTTGTGAGCTCCACAGTTCATAGCGGTGCAAAACCAGTCCCCTGCCAACGTTTCAGTCCTGCTATATCTATAGGTTGTTGGATCAGGGCCTCCATACTTAGGGTACCCACAACTTTGGCATGCTTCCCTCTTCTTGAAATTTATGTGCTCGCAAGCACCACACATCCAATCTCCACCAGACCAGCTCATTTTCCTGTTTGATTTAGATACACGGGAAGTGATAAGTCTTAAGAAATTTAGGTTTCATTAGTTTCCTAGTTTCAAAGATGAATGAACAATGAGACACTCTGCATTTATCAAGAAAGTTACATATAATATCCATGCAGATGAAAAATACTTTAGATGCAAATGACAAACATAGAAACACAAAGTTTACCTTTcaagaaagattacaaataaGAGAAGAGTCACACACTAACAGTTTGATACTGCTATAGTAGTTTAAGAATGGCTTGTAAACTAAGATGGTGAGTTTGATGCTTGTGTTGTGAGGTTTTATATAGTGGTGGAAAGATCTATTGCGGGGGGACATTAATGTCTATTTTCTTTCTCCGGTAATCTTGAGATGGCTTTCACTTGAGATTCTAAAACTAAAAATTGCATGAAAGATGTGGATAATAATTTGTCAGTACTGTTTCTGTTTTGTTATTAGAAATGGTGGGAAAGTTGGGTAAATAGTGCATGTTTATACCATTTGTTCTATCTAGTCTCTTTTGTCCATCTTTAAGTGATTCCTATGCATTATTGAGAGGAACATATCCATGGGGAAGTAAGGCTATATGAGGGGTAGTTGTTATGTGATACACTGAAAATGTCCAATAGAATCCAACCTTCAACCCCACCTCACCTATGGTTTAAAAACAACACAAGCTCAATAGATATGATTTATCACATCTTTTGTATTAGCCTTATATAATACAGTACTTGGATGGTGTTTTTGTATTAACTTAGTAAGTAGTGAGTGAGAGTAAAATAAttatgtagaattgattctacatcCATTTCTAAGTTCTTTTTTTAACTTTGTTTCAGTTGCTTTATAGTAATAATAGTCGAAATGCCATTCCAAGATTCATATATCCAATGTCAAAACTAGTTTTTCTTCTCTACCGACGAGTATACTATACTTTCTGAATATCTTTACCGTTGATATTTTTACTTAttcattaattatttatgttttgcCATGTCATTTCTGCATATGCGACCTTAGTAAGCATGACACTTCAATAACTTTTTATCACTGTTTTTCTAAACGTCACTATGAATTAACACTTCATGTACAAAAACAAACAACTATTTCTAGCATAATATTTCTTGCTTCCTTCAATctctattattaaaattatatatttttttaaaatttattgaataatcaatatatctaacatatatattatatctaatatatataatttagatatattatttatttaataatttttttattttttttatttagtaattatttttattgcaaaatatAAGTGATATACATTTTTTAATGACGGTTGTCAAGAACAGGAATAGTTTTTTATGACGATGAAGGGTATGCGGCGGAGCGATGGCGGGTAGAATAGAATGGAAAGTTGAAACCAATGACGTAGGTTTCAAAAAAGTGAAACAGTGGAAtcaaaactttattttttatatgcaaGTGGTAGAAACCGGATCTAGCGacacaaacatatatatatatatatatatatatatatatatatatatatatatatatatatatatatataatatatatatatatatatatatatatatatatatatatatatatatatatatatatatatatatatatatatatattagtgttTTTCATCTTTTATTCTTCATACATTATTGGACTTGTGCCACTATTCCTTTTCGCATCTGGGGGATTCTATATACAAGTCTCTCATATTTTGATTTTCCTTTTTCCTCGTAAGCACATCTTGATCATTTTCCTCGCCAGATCATATACTCTATCACTTCTTTCAGTAGACGCATTCTTTTGTGACAATTATTTTCAGGACGCGCCCAGACCTTCTTGGGGATTTCCACCACTTCTTTGCTAAATTTTCCATTGAGGCACTCCTATTATATGCGCTCTGTTAACGTGTTTAGAGGGGgtgtaatatttaaatttttatatatttataagggTATATATTCATCTTATTGACCACTAGCCATTATTTTTAGTAATTTCTCAGGTATGTGTGCTGATATATATTATGTGTGCTGATATATATTGTAATATTTTTGTTTACTTTAAAATAATATGCCTAATTATCAATAGTTAGTTTAATGGTTATTGATGTTGGATTTGGTAGGGAGGACCACAACTCAATCATCCGCAACTCCAATTAAGTAGGGAGGATCACAGTTCAATCCTCCGCAACTCCAATTAGATAGGGAGGACAGTTCAATCCTCCGCAACTCCAATCAGATAGGGAGGACCACAGTTCAATCCTCCGCAACTCTAATCAGAAGGAGAACTAAAATCACTTGATGCTAGAATTGACGCCCCTAAACCAGACTATCGTAATTAATGATGGCTATTGTCTTATTTTAActagttatttttataaatagttatCTTCTAtagggaaatgctaacaagtgtAATTGGGGTGCTCTTTTTTAAGTGATTAAAAtgataagttttaaaaaaaattgtatgtattcaatatattgaaaatgcatttgaaattgaaatattgacttttataaaaaaaaattatttattatttttaaagagTATCCTGAGGACACTCGTTAGCAAGATCCATTATTAtattatgtttaaatttttttatatgtgCACATAttttttttgatgtaatagttcaATAATATTTATTGTAATTTAGTGAATAATATTAagcatttatattatttattttattatttaaattattatttaaaaatatttagtatGAGTATTGTACAAATGatactttatttaaaaaataaaataagtaagttACTTTTTTATATTGGTGAGTCATATTTTAATAAAGAAGAGGTAAAAAGAGTAATGACATGAGTATATGTTAGGACTAATGGGCCAAGCCCATTCTAAGGACGTGTctataaaaagaagaaaatttatTTGTATATTCATACGGGGGAAGATCCCGGCTGAAAACTCCAAAATatcattcggagatgcatctctataGCCATTTTTACATTTtcaattatttcggagatgcatcttcaaaatTACCCATTTTAGGTGTTTTTTTATATGAAATcacttatttttcaatttaaacgttggatttaaaatgtcaggtgttttttcgaagatgcatctctgaaaaaacTCATCATATACCATTtttcctccttcactatttcatttattttcctcCAAAGAAAACTCAAACCCTCTCCAGAATCTCAATCATTTTCAATCCATTTTTCTTCTCCAGATCAAGTTTCAAGTGGTTCATCATACCAAAGAGAGCATAGAAAGCGGAGTTGATATCGACGCTTAACTCTCTCTTGCAATATCTAgaaaatcggaaggttgtcaagcttgagtaccgtTCGCCTTCATTTGACGATGAGGGAGACGTCCAGTTCATCCCATTTGaggtcaagaacgacgaagatttagcggttatgtggtCAACTTTTGATCGATATTCTtcaaagggtccgatcgagttggatgcgaaactttaAAGATCGggagccgacgttatcaaaatgttgtgtCGTCCTCAACTACCGTGTTTaaaaatatgtaactttaatttcatgttgatctatctttgtaatttcgattatttatgataaaatcaaagttttgttggtttgttttttgttttctgcATCAAACAATATTTCGGATGTGCATCTCCAAAatgtattttttcaaaaaaaaagagttaTTTCGGAGGTGCACATCCGAACtcaccttattttttttaaaaaaaagtgtcttcggatgtgcatctccgaatgcacctttttttctaaaaaaaaaggtTTCTTCGGATGTGCAcattcgaaaacacctttttttctagTAAAAGGtgcattcggagatgcatattTGAAATATAGGGACAGTTATGAAATTTTGTCACGGATTCTTAAGAAAGCATtggggtctataaagaaattgtctaaaAAGAATAAGACAATTTCTTTTTACAATCATATAGCTTCTTATAAACTTGCGGTGAAATTTCTAAATTACCCATATATTTTGGATGTGCATCTCCGAATGcacatttttctttaaaaaaaggtgatttcggatgtgcacatctgaatgtgtcttcggagatgcacctCTAAAATAACCTAATTTTTAGTCTTGggatttttcggatatgcatattcgaaaaaactcaatatttatttaaaaaattaaaatcaaggtgaatcaattgtattaatagtataattaattggtattaatcaaaatattaaaaattaaatattagaaattttaaaagCGAATTGTTAGGTCTTAAGCGCAATTTTCTTTTCAGAAGCAACCCTATacttttaagttaattaaaaatatttaattactaaaaagaataatttaaaaaaaataaagtaataagtttttaaatatttttaatgacatgacaaAAAAAATTACGTGGCACTAAACAATACATGCCACGTCATTAAATTGCCCTTTTGTTAAGGggataaaaaaaacaaagaacgTGAATAACAGAGAGACCAACAAGCTGTTTTTTTTAATGGGGTGTAAATAGTTAAGAATTTTGAATTAGGGGGACTAAAAGTGCGTATAAGTCTAAATATATTAAAGTTaaacagtatatatatatatatatatatatatatatatatatatatatatatatatatatatatatacatgtccCTGCCATGATTGGTATACCATGTGGTCACCATATTTTGTAAGCATTGATCGGTCACTAGGCCTTATATGGAATTCTTCGCCAGTATGCACAAATGACTCCATAGAAGCAGGAGTTGTAACCTCTCTATGACCAGTAGCAGTAGCCTCGTAGTCATATGTCTTAGAATCAACAGCAGTAAGGGTCGCATATGTCTAAGCCTCAACAGCAATAGGGGTCACATCTGTCTCGGCCACCTCAGTAGTAATACGGGTCGCATCTGTCTCAGTTGAGTCAATAATAGTCTGGCTCTGCACTTCCTTAACATGAATAGTCTCACCAACCTGCTCATCTGCATCATCTCTAAGATGCTCATCACCTTTAACCACTTGGCGTCGGGTGCTACGAGGTGCACGGAAGAACTGTGCAGTCAACCGTTTATAATGAGAATCGGTTGGAGCTACTCTCCCCGCCTGTAGTTGCGAATAGGGGTGTACATGTGTTGGATAAACCCATTAGTCCCAGTAAAACCCACCCAAATCAATCCAAAAAAGTGGGTTAGGTTGGGTTATTGGATGATTACGATTTTCAAAATTGAAAACCCATTCAAAATAATTGGGTAAACTCACACCTAACCTTCAAATAAGGgtgaaataggctgggccgaccTAGACTTTATCAAGCCTAAGTCTGGCATGCCAAAAAAACCAAAGTCTAAGTCTTGCCTGTAGCATGCCGTAAGCTTATTTTTAGGCTGAGACTGGCTTTTTCGAAGGCCTGATTAGCTTGTTAACCTACATAAAAGTCTATttattttagacatatgtaaataagcaattaaaataaattttaaatagatTGACTAACTAAAAGACCgagagactaaaaatttgtttgcattgacttattttaacttacatattaacataaattctctgagactatttgtttaagagaacttatgaaagcAATGTTCATGAGGTGTTTTCGTCTTATTTTCACAAGCTCTTTAAGATAgccaagttttatttatgtattataatttaaagtacaaaacataacataatgataataaaaaagttattcatatttatttaaataggtcggcctgATAGACTTTTTTTGGGTCTGAGGCCTGacctttttttaaataaattgacttat encodes:
- the LOC131633867 gene encoding uncharacterized protein LOC131633867 is translated as MSWSGGDWMCGACEHINFKKREACQSCGYPKYGGPDPTTYRYSRTETLAGDWFCTAMNCGAHNYASRSNCYRCGSFKDEYSSGYGGKMTGSGGYGSDCSSPPGWKSGDWICPRIGCGMHNYASRTECYKCKMPRDYGGAD